In Streptomyces sp. DG2A-72, one genomic interval encodes:
- a CDS encoding phage major capsid protein, which yields MRSGRARTTNAWQGVTSAGTTAEWKAEHAEASAAEVELDDPSIPVHMGDVDVLYSYEVGMDAIDFLGQLRMVIMDAADQLQATAYTTGTGTGQPKGVITAVAAVPGSVVAGAGTEALASADPYNLVNSLGPRFSANAQFVSHIATANTFRQMETANGSLKFPELRNDPPQFIGKRWTELSNMDGSINPAATATNYALLYGNFQQFVIVDRIGATLEILPAYGANRRPTAQRHAFLTFRTGSDVVVPQAFRLLNVATTA from the coding sequence ATGAGATCTGGACGAGCCCGAACTACGAATGCGTGGCAGGGCGTAACCAGCGCTGGGACCACGGCCGAGTGGAAGGCCGAGCACGCCGAAGCCTCCGCCGCGGAGGTCGAACTCGACGACCCGAGCATTCCGGTGCACATGGGCGACGTCGATGTCCTGTACTCGTACGAGGTCGGCATGGACGCCATCGACTTCCTCGGCCAGCTCCGCATGGTCATCATGGACGCGGCTGACCAGCTCCAGGCCACCGCCTACACGACGGGGACGGGCACGGGGCAGCCGAAGGGTGTCATCACCGCCGTCGCCGCCGTGCCCGGCAGTGTCGTCGCCGGAGCGGGCACCGAAGCCCTGGCTTCCGCCGACCCGTACAACCTCGTGAACTCACTGGGGCCGCGCTTCTCCGCCAACGCTCAGTTCGTGTCGCACATCGCCACGGCGAACACGTTCCGGCAGATGGAGACGGCGAACGGCTCGCTGAAGTTCCCGGAGCTGCGCAACGACCCGCCGCAGTTCATCGGCAAGCGCTGGACGGAACTGTCGAACATGGACGGCTCGATCAACCCGGCCGCGACCGCAACCAACTACGCGCTCCTGTACGGCAACTTCCAGCAGTTCGTCATCGTCGACCGTATCGGGGCCACACTGGAGATCCTGCCCGCCTACGGCGCAAACCGGCGGCCGACGGCACAGCGACACGCGTTCCTCACCTTCCGTACCGGAAGCGACGTCGTCGTGCCCCAGGCGTTCCGTCTGCTCAACGTCGCCACCACGGCGTGA
- a CDS encoding helix-turn-helix domain-containing protein: protein MALRFSPDDLRDARCERGITKSALARQLETAWASVHSYERGQATPTMARLCQLADILDVPVSRFFRDDA from the coding sequence ATGGCACTCCGCTTCTCACCCGACGACCTGCGCGATGCACGTTGTGAGCGTGGTATCACTAAATCAGCCCTAGCCCGCCAGCTCGAAACAGCCTGGGCGTCGGTGCACTCCTACGAGCGCGGGCAGGCGACGCCGACGATGGCACGGCTCTGCCAACTCGCGGACATCCTCGATGTTCCCGTGAGCCGCTTCTTCCGCGATGACGCGTAA
- a CDS encoding AAA family ATPase has translation MNHATIDPSVWGAVYAALPASKLGEQGPRDQLIKLCPPPAGGFDAADEEIARNDPQNPTQVRLAELRAACVDTGALDGIPDPVALIDGVLYRDSLAWLYGKPGAAKSLVALDWAGCVANGMPWQVREVSRGPVLYLVAEGASGVRRRVRAWERAFGVAMEGVMFLPMAVQLLNGVDRQAFLALVVDLAPSLVVLDTQARVTVGADENSNGEMSKVVQAADQIRQASGACVLMVHHSGKSGLDLRGASAFEGAATSIIKISKDGQCVDVQCEKQKDAEPFETMFLRFRPVGESVVLEARGRGTNTASETTILETLRDSFGTTSATGPQLLEASEVPKSTFYRCLNALVSRGAVTNLGTRNRPRYAIP, from the coding sequence ATGAATCACGCAACGATAGACCCTAGTGTTTGGGGCGCCGTTTACGCGGCGCTCCCGGCATCCAAACTGGGCGAACAGGGCCCGCGCGACCAGCTCATCAAGCTATGTCCTCCGCCTGCGGGCGGCTTCGATGCGGCTGACGAGGAAATCGCTCGGAACGACCCGCAAAATCCGACGCAGGTACGGCTCGCTGAACTACGGGCGGCATGTGTCGACACGGGCGCCCTCGACGGCATCCCCGACCCGGTGGCGCTCATCGACGGTGTCCTCTATCGCGACTCGCTCGCCTGGCTCTACGGGAAGCCGGGGGCGGCAAAGTCTCTAGTGGCACTCGACTGGGCCGGCTGTGTCGCCAACGGGATGCCCTGGCAGGTCAGGGAGGTCTCCCGCGGCCCGGTGCTCTACCTCGTGGCCGAGGGCGCCTCTGGTGTCCGCCGCCGGGTTCGGGCATGGGAGAGGGCGTTCGGCGTGGCCATGGAGGGCGTCATGTTCCTGCCCATGGCCGTACAGCTGCTGAACGGTGTCGACCGACAGGCGTTCCTCGCGCTTGTCGTCGACTTGGCACCGTCTCTGGTAGTGCTCGACACCCAGGCCCGCGTAACGGTCGGTGCCGACGAGAACTCGAACGGTGAGATGTCCAAGGTGGTGCAGGCCGCCGACCAGATCCGTCAGGCATCCGGTGCCTGCGTGCTCATGGTTCACCACTCCGGAAAGAGCGGGCTCGACCTGCGCGGCGCGTCTGCCTTCGAGGGGGCCGCGACCAGCATCATCAAGATCAGCAAGGACGGCCAATGTGTCGACGTCCAGTGCGAGAAGCAGAAGGACGCCGAACCGTTCGAAACGATGTTTTTGCGGTTTCGTCCGGTCGGGGAATCGGTCGTTCTGGAGGCCCGGGGCCGTGGGACTAACACGGCATCAGAAACGACGATCCTCGAAACCCTGCGGGACTCCTTCGGGACTACCAGCGCCACCGGCCCGCAGTTGCTGGAAGCCAGCGAAGTTCCTAAGAGCACGTTCTACCGATGCCTCAATGCGCTGGTCAGCCGGGGCGCAGTCACCAACCTCGGAACGCGAAACCGACCACGATACGCCATTCCCTAG
- a CDS encoding helix-turn-helix transcriptional regulator, whose product MPISPSSAAQAARNGVAQRLRELRAEAGLTGTELAARCGWTHPKTSRIENARTPPSPDDIRRWCQVCGADDQAADIIAQSHNAESMYVEWRRQLRSGLKQLQNSYVPLFQATSIFRVYSATLVPGLLQTEGYATGLMTLIAGFREIPNDVAEAVAARLERSRVVHEQGRRFVLVVEESALHHQVADADSMAAQLGYLLTAGALPAVSLGVIPKATPSRTIWPMETFHAYDDTLVSVELMSARVTVTQPSDIALYLGAFEQLRGMAVYGADARALIVKAIDALG is encoded by the coding sequence ATGCCCATCTCCCCATCCTCCGCCGCCCAGGCCGCGCGAAACGGTGTCGCACAACGGCTGCGAGAACTGCGTGCCGAGGCGGGGCTCACGGGCACTGAGCTGGCCGCCCGCTGCGGCTGGACGCACCCCAAGACGTCCAGGATCGAGAACGCCCGCACCCCGCCGTCCCCCGACGACATCCGGCGATGGTGCCAGGTATGCGGCGCGGACGACCAGGCGGCCGACATCATCGCCCAGTCGCACAACGCCGAGTCGATGTACGTCGAGTGGCGCCGACAGCTCCGCTCCGGCCTGAAGCAGCTCCAGAACAGCTACGTGCCGCTGTTCCAGGCAACCAGCATCTTCCGCGTGTACTCCGCCACGCTCGTACCCGGCCTGTTGCAGACCGAGGGTTACGCCACGGGCCTGATGACGCTGATCGCGGGCTTCCGGGAGATCCCCAACGACGTCGCGGAAGCCGTCGCCGCCCGCCTCGAACGCTCTCGGGTCGTGCACGAGCAGGGGCGGCGGTTCGTCCTGGTCGTCGAGGAGTCCGCCCTGCACCACCAGGTCGCCGATGCTGACTCCATGGCCGCACAGCTCGGCTACCTGCTGACCGCTGGGGCGCTCCCCGCCGTGTCCCTGGGCGTGATCCCGAAGGCCACGCCTTCGCGGACGATCTGGCCCATGGAGACCTTCCACGCGTACGACGACACGCTCGTGTCCGTCGAGCTGATGTCGGCCCGCGTCACCGTCACGCAGCCCAGCGACATCGCCCTGTACCTGGGAGCCTTCGAGCAGCTTCGCGGCATGGCCGTGTACGGCGCCGACGCGCGCGCACTGATCGTCAAGGCCATCGACGCACTCGGCTAG
- a CDS encoding MrpF/PhaF family protein produces MNGWMPAAAVVLAGGVGATLWGVATGPPRRAVVAQNLATAFACPALLLLSQAYDRPSYVDVALVLALLGPVGTLVFARLLADELTADPPSAWGVTWLAAGVGAVVVLVLCVAVGPSRAMVKLLVTGALLIGGNVVASGALSGGFRGVLRG; encoded by the coding sequence GTGAACGGCTGGATGCCGGCGGCGGCCGTCGTCCTCGCGGGCGGCGTCGGAGCCACCCTCTGGGGCGTCGCCACCGGACCGCCGCGGCGCGCAGTCGTGGCGCAGAACCTGGCCACCGCGTTCGCCTGCCCGGCCCTGCTCCTGCTCTCCCAGGCCTACGACCGCCCGTCCTACGTCGATGTCGCCCTGGTCCTCGCCCTGCTCGGGCCCGTCGGCACGCTGGTCTTCGCCCGGCTGCTCGCCGACGAGCTGACCGCTGATCCGCCGAGCGCCTGGGGCGTGACGTGGTTGGCCGCCGGCGTCGGCGCGGTGGTCGTGCTGGTGCTGTGCGTGGCCGTAGGACCGAGTCGCGCCATGGTCAAGCTGCTGGTGACCGGCGCGCTGCTGATCGGCGGGAACGTCGTCGCGTCCGGCGCGCTGTCCGGCGGATTCCGTGGAGTCCTCCGTGGCTGA
- a CDS encoding MnhB domain-containing protein translates to MSPRTRLWLVLAAGAGLAVLLVAACLDLPGFGGDRHPYGDRAVREALARDAANTVSSVNFDQRAFDTLGEMSILFAAVLGCVVLLRQTRDEHRARPEPAEVALPVRRYALVVLPVALLTGLYVIAHGQLTPGGGFQGGVVAATALHLLYLGADYRALERVRPVGLFEVGDALAASAYVVTGLAGLIGGTAFLANTLPYGTFSTLSSGGTVWLLNAAIGMEVACAVVVLLARFLDQAVEIEEESGK, encoded by the coding sequence ATGAGCCCCCGCACCCGACTGTGGCTCGTCCTCGCGGCCGGCGCCGGCCTCGCCGTCCTGCTGGTCGCCGCCTGTCTGGACCTGCCCGGCTTCGGCGGCGACCGGCATCCTTACGGCGACCGTGCCGTGCGCGAGGCCCTCGCCCGGGACGCCGCCAACACCGTGTCGTCGGTCAACTTCGACCAGCGCGCCTTCGACACCCTCGGCGAGATGAGCATCCTGTTCGCGGCCGTCCTGGGCTGCGTGGTGCTGTTGCGCCAGACCCGTGACGAGCACCGGGCCCGCCCCGAACCCGCCGAAGTCGCCCTCCCCGTACGCCGCTACGCCCTCGTGGTGCTGCCCGTCGCCCTGCTCACCGGCCTGTACGTCATCGCCCACGGGCAGCTCACCCCCGGCGGCGGCTTCCAGGGCGGCGTCGTCGCCGCGACCGCCCTGCACCTGCTGTACCTGGGCGCCGACTACCGCGCCCTGGAACGCGTCCGGCCGGTCGGCCTGTTCGAGGTCGGCGACGCGCTCGCCGCCTCCGCCTACGTCGTCACCGGCCTCGCGGGCCTGATCGGCGGCACGGCCTTCCTGGCGAACACGCTGCCGTACGGCACGTTCAGCACGCTGTCCTCCGGCGGCACCGTCTGGTTGCTGAACGCGGCCATCGGCATGGAGGTGGCCTGCGCGGTCGTCGTCCTGCTCGCCCGCTTCCTGGACCAGGCCGTCGAGATCGAGGAGGAGAGCGGGAAGTGA
- a CDS encoding recombinase family protein encodes MRTIEPGSPTLLVRRLSRTNEASSSLERQEEDLTHAVANMAVTVVGNVEDPDVSGAVDPADRPKLGPWMRSPLWESWKVIMVTDLDRLTRDQHAWELFAERCHQGGKEIICLNDPALDIHTPTGRMIAYVRATVAMEYRQALVKKRTNQRAYYRQEDLWPGGSWPFGYRAEAFIRDGKTRYRLAPDPITAPLVREAYRRIAEEGWSMRMLAADWELRGIATSRDHQLIASGRVPERRRRWAGTALTKFLRSPALKGIAMHGGKPLLRDGLPVRWAEPLLSDEEFDRLQGALDVLTRRHPGGRGDVSPINGVLYCGCGRKLHEAPRRRDTGRRSHFRCGSVSSGMECPFKAYWPREETLAMVEKVFLGKLGAEEVQQRRYIPGSDNRQRLAELETAINHLAQSVAQTSSAAVRAALVATMEQYAANAEELRKEPVIPPHWEEVGTGKTFSEHWAALDGWTERGPFLRQLGMRIYLLGHPKGYHEAFVITPRDVLTYAQDAASGMPASEDFDAMARAAMLQTLSEGISEMERTVAEHAHT; translated from the coding sequence ATGCGCACCATCGAGCCGGGAAGCCCGACGCTGCTCGTACGGCGACTGTCCCGGACTAACGAAGCATCCTCCAGCTTGGAGCGGCAAGAGGAGGATCTGACTCACGCCGTCGCCAACATGGCCGTGACGGTGGTGGGCAACGTTGAGGACCCCGACGTGTCCGGGGCCGTCGATCCCGCTGACCGGCCGAAGCTCGGGCCCTGGATGCGTTCACCCCTGTGGGAGTCCTGGAAGGTGATCATGGTCACCGATCTGGACCGGCTCACCCGGGACCAGCACGCGTGGGAGCTGTTCGCCGAGCGGTGCCACCAGGGCGGCAAGGAGATCATCTGCCTGAACGACCCGGCACTGGACATCCACACCCCCACCGGCCGCATGATCGCCTATGTGCGGGCCACCGTGGCGATGGAGTACCGCCAGGCTCTGGTCAAGAAGCGCACGAACCAGCGCGCCTACTACCGGCAGGAAGACCTCTGGCCGGGAGGCAGCTGGCCCTTCGGATACCGGGCTGAGGCGTTCATCCGTGACGGCAAGACCCGCTACCGGCTGGCGCCCGACCCGATCACCGCTCCGCTGGTGCGGGAGGCGTACCGGAGGATTGCGGAGGAGGGCTGGTCGATGCGAATGCTCGCGGCGGACTGGGAGCTGCGCGGCATCGCCACCTCCCGTGACCATCAGCTCATCGCGTCCGGCAGGGTGCCCGAGAGGCGCCGCCGTTGGGCGGGTACGGCGTTGACGAAGTTCCTGCGCTCTCCGGCCTTGAAGGGCATTGCGATGCACGGGGGCAAGCCACTACTCAGGGACGGTCTGCCGGTGCGCTGGGCCGAGCCCCTGCTCAGCGACGAGGAGTTCGACCGCCTTCAGGGAGCGCTGGACGTCCTCACTCGACGCCACCCGGGCGGGCGGGGGGACGTGTCGCCGATCAACGGCGTGCTCTACTGCGGCTGCGGGCGCAAGCTGCACGAGGCGCCGCGGCGCAGGGACACCGGCCGCCGCTCGCACTTCCGCTGCGGGTCGGTATCGAGCGGCATGGAATGCCCGTTCAAGGCGTATTGGCCCCGCGAGGAGACCCTGGCCATGGTCGAGAAGGTCTTCCTCGGCAAGTTGGGGGCTGAAGAAGTCCAGCAACGCCGCTACATACCCGGCTCCGACAACCGGCAGCGCCTCGCCGAGTTGGAGACCGCCATCAACCACCTCGCGCAGTCCGTTGCCCAGACATCGTCGGCGGCGGTACGCGCCGCTCTGGTCGCCACCATGGAGCAGTACGCGGCGAACGCCGAGGAGCTGCGCAAGGAGCCGGTCATCCCTCCGCACTGGGAGGAGGTCGGGACCGGCAAGACGTTCTCCGAGCATTGGGCAGCTCTGGACGGCTGGACGGAACGAGGGCCATTCCTCCGGCAGTTGGGAATGCGGATTTATCTGCTCGGCCACCCCAAGGGCTATCACGAAGCCTTCGTGATCACGCCCCGCGACGTACTCACCTACGCCCAGGACGCCGCGTCGGGTATGCCCGCGAGCGAGGACTTCGACGCCATGGCACGGGCCGCCATGTTGCAGACCCTCTCCGAGGGCATCTCGGAAATGGAGCGGACCGTGGCGGAACACGCGCATACCTAA
- a CDS encoding hydrogenase subunit MbhD domain-containing protein — MADAVIVIALLLVAATATLAVAVRDPVRQALVLAVLGVVLAVLFIVLQAPDVALSQLAVGSALTPLLLLLTVRKVKRPKGRDR, encoded by the coding sequence GTGGCTGACGCAGTCATCGTCATCGCCCTGCTGCTGGTCGCCGCGACCGCGACCCTCGCGGTCGCCGTCCGCGACCCGGTGCGCCAGGCCCTCGTGCTGGCCGTCCTCGGTGTCGTCCTCGCCGTTCTGTTCATCGTGCTCCAGGCACCCGACGTGGCCCTGTCGCAGCTCGCCGTCGGATCCGCGCTCACGCCGCTGTTGCTGCTGCTCACCGTCCGCAAGGTCAAACGGCCCAAGGGACGCGACCGATGA
- a CDS encoding HK97 family phage prohead protease — protein MTATQLFQTGGVEERLADQVTDPAGDGRTLAGYAATWNTPTLVRELGVQFREQVAPGAFAESLTRRTPKIQYNHGRDPKVGTLPIGAMTVTREDTHGLYVEARLFTSDSAEAVREAVAAGAISGMSFAFRVRRESWVDSKGRALDVDRAIDMAYRGEDVLRTLQAVDLFEAGPVLTPAYESTSVGVRSALLGSLTPGERATYLRGLLLRLGLAL, from the coding sequence ATGACAGCGACACAACTGTTTCAGACGGGGGGTGTCGAGGAGCGCCTCGCCGACCAGGTCACCGACCCGGCCGGCGATGGGCGCACCCTCGCGGGATACGCCGCTACCTGGAACACGCCAACTCTCGTACGAGAGTTGGGCGTTCAGTTCAGGGAGCAAGTAGCACCGGGGGCGTTCGCCGAAAGCCTCACCCGTCGGACTCCGAAGATCCAGTACAACCATGGGCGGGATCCGAAGGTGGGCACCCTGCCGATCGGGGCTATGACGGTCACTCGGGAGGACACGCACGGGCTGTACGTCGAGGCCCGTCTCTTCACCTCCGACTCCGCCGAAGCCGTCCGCGAAGCCGTCGCCGCCGGGGCCATCTCCGGCATGAGCTTCGCCTTCCGGGTCCGTCGGGAATCGTGGGTGGACAGCAAGGGCCGTGCCCTCGACGTCGACCGCGCCATCGACATGGCCTACCGGGGCGAGGACGTCCTGCGCACCTTGCAGGCGGTGGATCTCTTCGAGGCGGGGCCCGTGCTGACACCCGCCTATGAGTCCACGTCGGTCGGTGTCCGGTCTGCTCTCCTCGGGAGTCTCACTCCTGGCGAACGGGCGACGTATCTGCGCGGGCTCCTTCTTCGCCTGGGGCTTGCCCTGTAA
- a CDS encoding sodium:proton antiporter: MDVLPYLVAMWVFLAGCYGLATSRNLIHAVGCLTVCQSATYVLLLAVGYRDDGTAPVFSDVQPGSRPVVDPVVQALALTDVVVGATVTALLLALVVQISKRHGTVDPDELSELRG, translated from the coding sequence ATGGACGTACTGCCCTACCTGGTCGCCATGTGGGTCTTCCTGGCCGGCTGCTACGGCCTGGCCACCAGCCGCAATCTGATCCACGCCGTCGGCTGTCTGACCGTGTGTCAGTCCGCCACGTACGTCCTTCTGCTGGCCGTCGGCTACCGCGACGACGGCACCGCGCCTGTCTTCTCCGACGTACAGCCCGGTTCACGGCCGGTCGTCGACCCCGTCGTCCAGGCGCTGGCCCTGACCGACGTCGTGGTCGGCGCGACCGTCACCGCGCTGCTGCTCGCGCTCGTCGTGCAGATCTCCAAACGGCACGGCACGGTCGACCCCGACGAACTCTCCGAGCTGCGCGGCTGA
- a CDS encoding glycoside hydrolase family 16 protein, which produces MVSPRSLRTCLLAALSAGLVASATVAPAGAEPADVRAVTFSDTFDGPAGAGVDSSKWQLETGDNVNNHERQYYTSGTDNAALDGQGHLVITARRENPANYQCWYGTCEYTSARLNTAGKFTAQYGHVEARIKVPRGQGMWPAFWMLGNDLGQVGWPASGEIDVMENVGFEPSTVHGTIHGPGYSGSGGIGAAYSLPDGQAFADDFHTFAVDWAPDSITWSVDGNVYQRRTPADLGGNAWVFNKPFFLILNLAVGGYWPGAPDASTVFPQRLVVDRVSVTTGD; this is translated from the coding sequence GTGGTCTCCCCACGTTCGCTCCGCACCTGTCTCCTCGCCGCCCTGTCCGCCGGGCTGGTCGCGTCCGCCACCGTCGCCCCCGCAGGGGCGGAGCCCGCCGACGTCCGGGCCGTGACGTTCTCCGACACCTTCGACGGGCCCGCCGGCGCGGGCGTCGACTCCTCGAAGTGGCAGCTCGAGACCGGCGACAACGTCAACAACCACGAGCGGCAGTACTACACATCGGGCACCGACAACGCGGCCCTGGACGGCCAGGGCCATCTGGTGATCACCGCCCGCCGTGAGAACCCGGCCAACTACCAGTGCTGGTACGGCACCTGCGAGTACACGTCGGCGCGGCTCAACACCGCCGGCAAGTTCACGGCCCAGTACGGGCATGTCGAGGCACGGATCAAGGTGCCGCGCGGGCAGGGCATGTGGCCCGCGTTCTGGATGCTCGGCAACGATCTCGGGCAGGTCGGCTGGCCCGCCTCGGGCGAGATCGACGTCATGGAGAACGTCGGCTTCGAGCCCTCGACCGTGCACGGCACGATCCACGGCCCCGGCTACTCCGGCTCGGGCGGCATAGGCGCGGCCTACTCCCTGCCGGACGGTCAGGCCTTCGCCGACGACTTCCACACCTTCGCCGTCGACTGGGCACCCGACTCCATCACCTGGTCGGTGGACGGCAACGTCTACCAGCGGCGCACACCCGCCGACCTCGGCGGCAACGCCTGGGTCTTCAACAAGCCGTTCTTCCTGATCCTCAACCTCGCGGTCGGCGGCTACTGGCCCGGCGCCCCGGACGCCTCCACGGTCTTCCCACAGCGGTTGGTGGTGGACCGCGTCTCGGTGACCACGGGCGACTAG
- a CDS encoding DUF6879 family protein, whose protein sequence is MPSSVPTWDELLGSASRSAVHLEMRDSYAVDYETGPFADWRAGVHLDPEDRESWWRPWHSLITDTVARGVVVRRARIVSEPVSEYTRFLYDGTFKNIVAGEQVRWLPRRRASDIALPGNDYWLIDDRLIRWNHFTGDGASAGGEISEDPAAAKLCADAFEAVWERAVPHENYKIS, encoded by the coding sequence ATGCCATCGAGCGTCCCCACCTGGGATGAACTACTTGGCTCGGCGAGCCGGTCCGCTGTCCACTTGGAGATGCGCGATTCCTACGCGGTGGACTACGAGACGGGACCGTTCGCCGACTGGCGGGCCGGTGTCCACCTCGACCCTGAGGACCGCGAGTCATGGTGGCGGCCCTGGCACTCCCTGATCACGGACACGGTCGCCCGAGGCGTTGTTGTACGACGCGCCCGGATCGTGTCGGAGCCGGTGAGCGAGTACACCCGGTTCCTGTACGACGGCACGTTCAAGAACATCGTGGCCGGTGAGCAGGTCCGGTGGCTGCCCAGACGGCGGGCTTCCGACATCGCGTTGCCAGGGAACGATTACTGGCTGATCGACGACCGCCTGATCCGATGGAATCACTTCACAGGTGACGGCGCGTCGGCTGGCGGGGAGATCAGCGAGGACCCGGCCGCCGCGAAGCTCTGCGCCGACGCCTTCGAGGCGGTCTGGGAGCGAGCAGTCCCGCACGAGAACTACAAGATCAGCTAG
- a CDS encoding VanZ family protein, which produces MGLPKGKRASKSKREPKSEEPSNPKRGPKAAWVTKLKRAPKAAGAAKTKQAQKTKPAPRSARRGRDPLRLLARLLAVLCAFVLMVAFAVVLAQLTLQPSPASEALTHTNLRPGRSLKAYLDQPELRDAVKQIGGNLLLGVPFGILAPVVAPRTRGPLRILLLTATVMLLVELVQGLMVAGRAFDIDDVILNTTGALIGYLVLGRRMSRAVHARERRS; this is translated from the coding sequence GTGGGGTTGCCCAAGGGGAAGCGGGCGTCCAAGTCGAAGCGGGAGCCGAAGTCCGAGGAGCCGTCCAATCCCAAGCGCGGCCCCAAGGCGGCCTGGGTCACCAAGCTCAAGCGGGCGCCCAAGGCGGCCGGGGCGGCGAAGACCAAGCAGGCCCAGAAGACCAAGCCTGCGCCGCGGTCCGCCCGTCGCGGGCGGGATCCTCTTCGCCTCCTCGCGCGGCTGCTCGCGGTGCTGTGCGCGTTCGTGCTCATGGTGGCGTTCGCGGTCGTGCTCGCCCAGCTGACCCTGCAGCCCTCCCCCGCGTCGGAGGCGCTGACGCACACCAACCTGCGGCCGGGCCGCTCCCTCAAGGCCTATCTCGACCAGCCGGAGCTGCGTGACGCCGTGAAGCAGATCGGCGGCAACCTGCTGCTCGGCGTCCCGTTCGGCATCCTGGCCCCCGTCGTCGCCCCGCGCACCCGGGGACCGCTGCGCATCCTCCTGCTGACCGCGACCGTGATGCTGCTGGTGGAGCTGGTACAGGGCCTGATGGTCGCCGGGCGCGCCTTCGACATCGACGACGTCATCCTCAACACCACGGGCGCGCTGATCGGTTACCTCGTCCTGGGGCGGCGGATGAGCCGTGCGGTGCATGCCCGGGAGCGTCGCTCCTAG